A single genomic interval of Candidatus Afararchaeum irisae harbors:
- a CDS encoding DUF456 domain-containing protein, whose protein sequence is MALGLEPLVVVAVVLAALGVFGSFLPLIPGAILSLSGVYIYWFSTGYSDPGLAVLALLTSVGLVVIAVDWFGGMFAAKVGGASTKLAAVAGVAGVVGLLTLGPAGVLLGSVGTVFVVEYRRSGDHRRSLRTAAYTTVGLLATNAVQAVLTFTILAGLVVVILV, encoded by the coding sequence ATGGCTCTCGGTCTCGAACCTCTCGTCGTGGTCGCCGTGGTACTCGCAGCACTCGGCGTCTTCGGGAGCTTTCTGCCTCTCATACCCGGCGCGATCCTGTCGCTTTCGGGCGTATACATCTACTGGTTCTCGACCGGCTACTCCGATCCCGGATTAGCCGTACTGGCTCTACTCACGTCTGTCGGACTCGTAGTCATAGCCGTAGACTGGTTCGGAGGGATGTTCGCGGCGAAGGTGGGAGGAGCATCCACTAAGCTGGCTGCCGTCGCGGGTGTAGCTGGTGTCGTGGGACTTCTAACCCTTGGACCTGCCGGGGTACTTCTCGGATCAGTCGGAACTGTGTTCGTGGTCGAGTACCGGCGTAGCGGCGACCATCGACGGAGTCTCCGAACCGCCGCCTACACCACAGTCGGACTCTTAGCGACGAACGCCGTACAAGCAGTTCTCACCTTCACCATACTCGCCGGACTCGTGGTCGTTATACTCGTCTGA
- a CDS encoding cobyric acid synthase encodes MLVLGTSSHAGKSTVVTALCRFLSDEGYEVAPFKAQNMSNNSWVTSEGGEMGISQAVQAWAARKEPSVEMNPVLLKPKGDGVSQVILLGDVHGDRETTEYYDEFDEMRRHAREAYERLADENDVVVAEGAGGAAEINLHDRDLSNIETARFTDSSVLLVADIERGGVFASVYGTVELLPDDIRENLEGIIINKFRGSLDVLEPGLEDLEDLTGVPVLGVLPHTDLDLPSEDSLSIDDRSGGGSEDASVEVGVVRLPHISNFTDFEPLEADPRVSLRYIDLDSSLDDPDAVVIPGTKNTADDLVSLRDTDLFDEIRSYGGVVVGICGGYQMLGESIIDEGAESVADERQEIEGLDLLPVRTRFDSDDEKTTRQVELRSGEEGILSGFEDTVEGYEIHMGETEALGDDDEVEVEVETAFGDDGFVTHRVLGTYLHGLFSNDGFREFFVKSLGGAEKDLDVSNPYDEAARLVRQNLDTDVILEMAESEKS; translated from the coding sequence ATGCTCGTACTCGGAACCTCCTCCCACGCCGGAAAGAGTACCGTAGTGACCGCGCTATGCCGTTTTCTGTCAGACGAGGGCTACGAAGTCGCGCCCTTCAAGGCGCAGAACATGAGCAACAACTCGTGGGTGACCTCCGAAGGAGGTGAGATGGGAATCTCACAGGCGGTACAGGCGTGGGCGGCGCGGAAGGAGCCATCCGTCGAGATGAACCCCGTCCTCCTAAAGCCGAAGGGCGACGGCGTCTCACAGGTGATACTCCTCGGAGACGTACACGGCGACAGGGAGACGACCGAGTACTACGACGAGTTCGACGAGATGAGACGCCACGCAAGAGAGGCGTACGAGAGACTCGCAGACGAGAACGACGTCGTAGTCGCCGAGGGCGCGGGAGGAGCCGCCGAGATAAATCTACACGACCGCGACCTGTCTAACATAGAGACAGCAAGATTCACCGACTCGTCTGTACTTCTCGTCGCCGACATAGAGAGAGGCGGCGTCTTCGCGAGCGTCTACGGCACAGTTGAGCTACTTCCCGACGACATACGTGAGAACTTAGAGGGTATCATAATCAACAAGTTCAGAGGCTCGCTCGACGTTCTGGAGCCGGGTCTCGAAGACCTCGAAGACCTCACCGGAGTCCCCGTCTTAGGCGTCCTTCCCCACACCGACCTCGACCTGCCCTCGGAGGACTCGCTGTCGATAGACGACAGATCAGGAGGAGGCTCCGAAGACGCAAGTGTAGAGGTCGGCGTCGTACGTCTCCCGCATATCTCGAACTTCACCGACTTCGAGCCGCTCGAAGCCGACCCCCGCGTGAGTCTGAGGTACATCGACCTCGACTCTTCGTTAGATGATCCCGACGCCGTCGTGATACCGGGGACTAAGAACACAGCCGACGACCTCGTGAGTCTGAGAGACACCGACCTCTTCGACGAGATAAGATCGTACGGCGGCGTCGTAGTCGGGATCTGTGGGGGCTACCAGATGCTCGGCGAGTCGATTATAGATGAGGGCGCGGAGTCGGTCGCCGATGAGAGACAAGAGATAGAGGGTCTCGATCTCTTACCCGTCAGAACGCGGTTCGACTCCGACGACGAGAAGACGACGCGTCAGGTGGAGCTAAGATCAGGAGAGGAGGGGATTCTCTCGGGCTTTGAGGACACCGTAGAGGGGTATGAGATACATATGGGGGAGACGGAGGCTCTCGGTGACGACGACGAGGTCGAGGTCGAGGTCGAGACGGCTTTCGGAGACGACGGCTTCGTCACCCACAGAGTCCTCGGAACCTACCTACACGGTCTCTTCTCTAACGACGGCTTCAGGGAGTTCTTCGTCAAGTCCCTAGGAGGAGCCGAGAAAGACCTCGATGTCTCCAACCCGTACGACGAGGCGGCACGTCTCGTTAGGCAGAACCTCGACACCGACGTTATACTTGAGATGGCGGAGTCAGAGAAGAGCTAG
- a CDS encoding TrkA C-terminal domain-containing protein, whose product MRGIEYEPRNVKEILTEMKDTSELMVDLAYSAVLFKNREIAQEVLELEERMNVLQYHARIALMLAARSSDDAEKLVGIFQIVGAAEKISNAAEDIAEVLLREMGLPESLRGALPEAKESVMRVTVEEDSEIAGKSLGETDLETQTGAHVFAIKRDNDWIFAPQKETRVLKNDVVFCEGPEEGLRDVHLKATREEKSYEGAVASAIEDLDRAVKAIIAMKNKAELSVGLAYSAILFENERLASQVQVLESETDELMQNLEDWVLESACQVENPSDLRGLIHLAISSEVISDAALEMADVTMRDMDPHPVFAEAVMESNEIIAQVGVEEGSKLDSETLRSLNLETETGMHVMAVRRDEGWIYNPYAETRLEADDTVIARGTRSGKKRLKKMARSRS is encoded by the coding sequence ATGCGCGGCATAGAGTACGAGCCACGTAACGTCAAGGAGATACTCACGGAGATGAAGGACACCTCCGAGCTCATGGTCGACCTCGCCTACTCCGCTGTCCTCTTCAAGAACCGTGAGATAGCGCAGGAGGTTCTCGAACTCGAAGAGAGGATGAACGTCCTCCAGTACCACGCACGTATCGCTCTGATGCTCGCCGCGCGAAGCTCCGACGACGCAGAGAAGCTAGTCGGAATCTTTCAGATAGTCGGAGCCGCCGAGAAGATATCGAACGCCGCCGAGGACATAGCCGAGGTTCTCCTCAGGGAGATGGGTCTTCCTGAGTCGCTGAGGGGTGCTCTCCCCGAGGCTAAGGAGTCGGTGATGCGTGTGACTGTCGAGGAAGACTCCGAGATCGCGGGTAAGTCACTCGGGGAGACTGACCTCGAAACACAGACAGGGGCTCATGTCTTCGCCATAAAACGTGACAACGACTGGATATTCGCGCCACAGAAGGAGACACGTGTCCTCAAGAACGACGTCGTCTTCTGTGAGGGACCCGAGGAGGGTCTGAGGGACGTCCATCTCAAGGCGACTCGTGAGGAGAAGAGCTACGAGGGTGCCGTCGCGAGCGCGATAGAGGATCTCGACAGGGCGGTCAAGGCGATAATAGCGATGAAGAACAAGGCGGAGCTGTCGGTGGGTCTCGCCTACAGTGCTATACTTTTCGAGAACGAGAGGCTAGCGAGCCAGGTTCAGGTATTGGAGTCGGAGACTGACGAACTCATGCAGAACTTAGAGGACTGGGTTCTCGAGTCAGCGTGTCAGGTCGAGAATCCCTCGGATCTGAGAGGACTCATACATCTCGCTATCTCGTCGGAGGTCATCTCGGACGCCGCACTTGAGATGGCTGACGTAACTATGCGTGACATGGATCCCCATCCCGTCTTCGCCGAGGCTGTTATGGAGAGCAACGAGATAATAGCCCAGGTCGGGGTCGAGGAAGGGAGTAAGCTCGACTCAGAGACATTACGGAGTCTCAACCTCGAGACTGAGACGGGCATGCACGTCATGGCTGTGAGACGAGATGAAGGCTGGATATACAACCCCTACGCTGAGACACGTCTCGAAGCCGACGACACAGTGATAGCGAGAGGCACGCGTTCGGGCAAGAAACGTCTCAAGAAGATGGCGCGGTCTAGAAGCTGA
- a CDS encoding ferredoxin: MTEYEIELDRKNCDGIFACLVRDDVHLYEDVKGEKVGVKDAEIEDGVMRGEFDDDLIDDAVSAAEACPPDALRVVRDGETVAPEVEE, encoded by the coding sequence ATGACCGAGTACGAGATAGAGCTCGACCGTAAGAACTGCGACGGGATATTCGCGTGTCTCGTCCGTGACGACGTCCATCTCTACGAGGACGTCAAGGGCGAGAAGGTCGGAGTCAAGGACGCCGAGATAGAAGACGGAGTAATGAGAGGAGAGTTCGACGACGACCTGATCGACGACGCAGTCTCGGCGGCAGAGGCATGTCCACCCGACGCCCTCAGGGTCGTGAGAGACGGAGAGACGGTCGCACCCGAGGTGGAAGAATGA
- a CDS encoding PQQ-binding-like beta-propeller repeat protein: MSTGVQSISISLGDAEGVRTRDLRQRSSVLVGDDAVYVGEADGTVSAYDIVDGERLWSVEGRGNVVSLDERGGRLIVGERAEGGVVRSLDKENGETGWSYETSHDVGEATKDHQLYYPYVVDVVADDTVYAVSRRYDRGESRSWSCCVYAFDDAGEVLWRYENDASPINASLREDGERLAVGFNRAGESHDNGLVVLDTETGDLSMTWDPGTQGNRRVGDVSFSGDEIGVASHGDYSGYLLSGAGGEVWRREISAKRDVDGDTVYAYPNHVHASDDAVVFVTGNTYAEETRKPDSLHPRENSLIAYSSDGEELWEDDLGGFSQRISYDSGVLGVASAQNLRTRDPDVHGVKIYDTQAESNPVIDHLHTEGVVTAVDVDSESRRFAAVEEPMEYDDEDGLRGEYRLHVGGMDV, from the coding sequence ATGAGCACCGGGGTTCAGAGTATAAGTATAAGCCTCGGAGACGCCGAGGGCGTACGTACACGAGACCTGCGTCAGAGATCTAGTGTCCTCGTAGGTGACGACGCCGTCTACGTCGGGGAGGCGGACGGCACTGTCTCGGCGTACGACATCGTCGACGGCGAACGTCTCTGGTCGGTCGAGGGAAGAGGAAACGTCGTGAGCTTAGACGAGAGGGGCGGCAGACTGATAGTCGGAGAACGCGCCGAGGGAGGCGTCGTGAGGTCTCTCGACAAGGAGAACGGAGAGACAGGATGGAGCTACGAGACGTCACACGACGTAGGCGAGGCGACGAAGGATCACCAGCTCTACTACCCCTACGTCGTCGACGTCGTGGCTGACGACACCGTATACGCCGTCTCACGGCGGTACGACCGCGGAGAGTCGAGAAGCTGGTCGTGCTGTGTCTACGCCTTCGACGACGCTGGGGAAGTACTCTGGAGATACGAGAACGACGCCTCTCCGATAAACGCGAGCCTGAGGGAAGACGGTGAGAGGCTCGCCGTAGGGTTCAACAGGGCGGGAGAGAGCCACGACAACGGCTTAGTCGTACTCGACACCGAGACGGGCGACCTGAGTATGACGTGGGATCCCGGCACACAGGGAAACAGACGCGTGGGTGACGTCTCGTTCTCCGGCGACGAAATCGGAGTGGCGAGCCACGGCGACTACTCGGGCTATCTTCTGAGTGGGGCGGGAGGCGAGGTCTGGCGACGCGAGATCTCGGCGAAGAGAGACGTCGACGGAGACACCGTATACGCCTATCCCAACCACGTCCACGCTTCCGACGACGCTGTAGTCTTTGTCACCGGAAACACCTACGCCGAGGAGACGAGGAAGCCCGACTCACTACATCCGCGTGAGAACAGCCTGATAGCCTACTCGTCCGACGGCGAAGAGCTATGGGAAGACGACCTCGGCGGCTTCTCACAGAGAATATCGTATGACAGCGGCGTCTTAGGAGTCGCCTCGGCTCAGAACCTCAGGACGCGTGACCCCGACGTCCACGGTGTCAAGATCTACGACACACAGGCGGAGTCGAACCCCGTCATAGACCATCTCCACACCGAGGGGGTCGTCACTGCTGTCGACGTAGACTCCGAGAGCCGTAGGTTCGCCGCGGTCGAGGAGCCGATGGAGTACGACGACGAGGACGGTCTGAGAGGCGAGTACAGATTACACGTCGGTGGTATGGATGTCTGA
- a CDS encoding S16 family serine protease, producing MFLLVVCVEPVSATIHVPAVTKDGDQGSVAEVDVVISEGTGEVTVEGTDGTEIGDTLRGSAYLAAFVASDMTDIDMSKYDFVYRVEINSEKIDGPSAGAAMAVETVAEIEGWETDDTVITGMVNPDGSIGPVGGVESKLNVSASEGYDRLVVPTGQTRIKDIERGPRGSRITEKTNLTKIGNQRGIEVVEVGSVAEAVEVVTGKKVSSDKNKVNMNASVRSESFTRRMRGLASNLRNSSYALLEESRERGINTTQAENEIERGESYFDNESYYSSTSAFFQSMITMRSAIFERKIENEGLDAVKQEVRNEIDTSKEYLESRRETTALTGLQASESRITKAEARLEGVGSLDSTEVDVAANRLGFAYERARTARYWVNVTQQPESETRDYPRIKTVAKSHLDRTERVWDYFQVMFDLPDNFRPNSLTTARTNYEKGYYYGSMIDSLSAFGVLSARLQSFDVNPNITREYKTSKREARAEILDAQRKGIDSTLPVSLYLFSQNSLEDERMKFEVYEQAKLIAKYNAQIKEPPSKTPAGLERVTDPVVNGESESLIRPGTPLAVAALVLVGLLASVLVRRLKPKH from the coding sequence TTGTTCTTACTCGTTGTATGTGTCGAGCCGGTTTCGGCTACGATACACGTCCCTGCTGTGACGAAAGACGGAGACCAGGGTAGTGTCGCCGAGGTCGACGTGGTCATAAGTGAAGGAACCGGAGAGGTCACGGTCGAGGGAACCGACGGAACCGAGATAGGCGACACTCTGAGAGGGAGTGCGTACCTCGCGGCGTTCGTCGCGAGCGACATGACAGACATAGACATGTCGAAGTACGACTTCGTATACAGAGTCGAGATCAACTCCGAGAAGATCGACGGACCGAGCGCGGGCGCGGCTATGGCTGTCGAGACCGTAGCCGAGATAGAGGGCTGGGAGACTGACGACACAGTAATTACGGGAATGGTCAATCCCGACGGTAGCATAGGTCCTGTAGGAGGAGTCGAGAGTAAACTCAACGTCTCGGCGTCGGAGGGATACGACAGGCTCGTAGTTCCGACGGGGCAGACGAGGATAAAGGATATAGAGAGAGGCCCGCGAGGATCGAGAATCACCGAGAAGACCAACCTGACTAAGATCGGTAACCAGAGAGGCATCGAAGTAGTAGAAGTCGGCTCTGTCGCAGAAGCAGTCGAGGTAGTCACAGGTAAGAAGGTGTCAAGTGATAAGAACAAAGTGAATATGAACGCGTCTGTGAGGTCGGAGTCGTTCACGAGACGTATGAGAGGTCTCGCCTCGAATCTCAGAAACTCTTCGTACGCCCTCCTCGAAGAGTCGCGCGAGAGAGGCATAAACACGACTCAGGCTGAGAACGAGATCGAGAGAGGGGAGAGCTACTTCGACAACGAGTCTTACTACTCGAGCACGAGTGCCTTCTTCCAGTCGATGATAACGATGAGGTCGGCGATATTCGAGAGGAAGATAGAGAACGAGGGGCTCGATGCAGTCAAGCAGGAAGTAAGGAACGAGATAGACACGAGCAAGGAGTACCTGGAGTCACGGAGAGAGACGACCGCACTAACGGGACTGCAGGCTTCGGAGTCACGTATAACGAAGGCTGAGGCACGTCTCGAAGGCGTCGGTAGTCTCGACTCCACGGAGGTCGATGTCGCAGCAAACAGGCTCGGCTTCGCGTACGAGAGGGCGAGAACCGCACGTTACTGGGTCAACGTGACACAGCAGCCCGAGTCGGAGACACGCGACTACCCGCGTATAAAGACGGTCGCGAAGTCACATCTCGACAGAACCGAGAGAGTCTGGGACTACTTCCAGGTGATGTTTGACCTCCCGGATAACTTCAGACCCAACAGCCTGACTACCGCACGCACCAACTACGAGAAGGGCTACTACTACGGCTCGATGATCGACTCGCTGTCGGCGTTCGGAGTCCTCTCGGCTCGTCTCCAGTCGTTCGACGTCAACCCCAATATCACACGTGAGTACAAGACCTCGAAACGTGAGGCAAGAGCTGAGATACTCGACGCACAGAGAAAAGGAATAGACTCGACACTCCCAGTGAGCCTCTACCTGTTTAGCCAGAACTCGCTCGAAGACGAGAGGATGAAGTTCGAGGTCTACGAACAGGCAAAGCTGATAGCCAAGTACAACGCACAGATAAAGGAGCCACCCTCGAAGACGCCCGCGGGTCTCGAAAGAGTGACTGATCCCGTCGTAAACGGCGAGTCGGAGAGCCTCATCAGACCCGGGACACCCCTCGCAGTCGCGGCTCTCGTCTTAGTGGGTCTCCTCGCGTCGGTCTTAGTGAGACGTCTCAAACCCAAACACTGA
- a CDS encoding CinA family protein — protein sequence MSDLHRRASNALRRTDSTVATAESCTDGRVAYLLTRTPGASDYFETAFVTYTYDSKTRHLGIDRETLDRHGAVSEEVAAEMAKAARDRAVTTWGVSTTGYAGPTGGDDEDPVGTAYVAVSYAGDWGSEESYTVVERIECDGDRDENRDCIARKAVELLSYEIDD from the coding sequence ATGTCGGATCTACACAGACGTGCCTCGAACGCCCTCCGGAGAACCGACTCGACTGTAGCGACCGCTGAGTCGTGTACCGACGGAAGGGTGGCGTACCTACTGACGAGGACGCCCGGAGCGAGCGACTACTTCGAGACCGCATTCGTGACCTATACCTACGACTCGAAGACGAGACATCTCGGGATAGACCGGGAGACACTCGACCGACACGGTGCTGTGAGCGAAGAGGTCGCAGCCGAGATGGCGAAGGCGGCGCGCGACAGAGCCGTGACGACGTGGGGTGTCTCGACCACGGGCTACGCGGGACCTACGGGCGGCGACGACGAAGATCCCGTAGGAACGGCTTACGTAGCTGTCTCGTACGCCGGAGACTGGGGGTCGGAGGAGTCTTATACTGTCGTCGAAAGGATCGAGTGTGACGGAGACAGGGACGAGAACCGCGACTGTATAGCCCGGAAGGCGGTCGAGCTACTCAGTTATGAGATAGACGACTAG
- a CDS encoding DUF6498-containing protein codes for MRTRQKGFLLAGTLALSLVPLAGVVVLGWSTEKVLFLYWAEAVVSSVTASAKALFAERASEEIDVGSRLPLEELRHKRGGLSLRSLPSLYVRNIPISLSILGISTSLLVLFGLFLGLQVSVSLSEVLTLGVAVSVLSYVFSQAAEFETEYIRRREYEDVSARRIAAVPARRVLLLILVLPFAGGLESESGRLILLTAVVGANLVNDSYSFYVDYIGEPRDSRILRKLLGATQDIQPPEEKLRSQIDDSVLEAEPEVSVTTHTRAVLLSSVANVAVGLMSRLGYLAVAGIVLGGLAFGWLGVGISLSVVALIALTKVGSHYLVHGGVEYQIRRDHLVAYDRLVDEIQWAVETGSVDDECVSAVNRISDRVLGTLTVGVSEVESDGSDGQIGPLRDPDVVDSLGLDVDDLSRPEADRRVLAVSFALSACFLAVPVALFFTDAVTTGEAIAVTVALGPFFVLTVGLLVVNGLLRL; via the coding sequence GTGAGAACGCGTCAGAAGGGATTTCTACTCGCTGGGACACTGGCTCTCAGCCTCGTGCCTCTCGCCGGTGTCGTTGTCTTAGGCTGGTCGACCGAGAAGGTTCTCTTTCTCTACTGGGCAGAGGCGGTCGTCTCGTCGGTGACTGCCTCGGCTAAAGCCCTCTTCGCGGAGCGCGCCTCAGAGGAGATCGATGTTGGAAGCCGTCTCCCTCTCGAAGAGCTACGTCACAAACGCGGCGGCTTGAGCCTACGGAGTCTCCCGAGTCTCTACGTCAGAAACATACCTATCAGTCTCAGTATACTCGGGATCTCGACTTCGCTCCTCGTGCTCTTCGGTCTCTTTCTCGGTCTCCAAGTCTCGGTGAGTCTCTCCGAAGTTCTGACTCTCGGCGTGGCTGTCTCAGTTCTCAGCTACGTCTTCTCACAGGCGGCTGAGTTCGAGACAGAGTACATACGACGACGTGAGTACGAAGACGTCTCGGCGCGCAGGATCGCCGCTGTTCCCGCGAGACGTGTGCTTCTCCTCATACTCGTCTTGCCGTTCGCGGGCGGATTAGAGTCCGAGTCGGGCAGACTCATTCTACTGACTGCCGTGGTCGGAGCCAACCTCGTCAACGACTCCTACTCGTTCTACGTCGACTACATAGGAGAGCCACGAGACAGCAGGATACTCAGAAAGCTCCTCGGCGCGACACAAGACATCCAGCCGCCCGAGGAGAAGCTGAGATCACAGATCGACGACTCGGTTCTCGAAGCCGAGCCCGAGGTAAGCGTCACAACTCACACACGTGCGGTACTTCTTAGCTCGGTCGCAAATGTCGCAGTCGGACTCATGAGCCGTCTGGGATACTTAGCCGTAGCCGGGATCGTACTCGGTGGACTCGCCTTCGGATGGTTGGGCGTCGGGATCAGTCTCTCGGTAGTAGCTCTGATAGCCCTCACAAAGGTCGGAAGCCATTACCTCGTACACGGAGGTGTCGAGTACCAGATACGCCGAGACCACCTCGTAGCCTACGACAGACTCGTGGACGAGATACAGTGGGCTGTCGAGACCGGGTCAGTCGATGACGAATGCGTCTCAGCCGTGAACCGTATCTCTGACAGAGTCCTCGGAACACTGACAGTCGGTGTCTCCGAAGTCGAGTCCGACGGCTCGGACGGTCAGATAGGACCTCTCAGAGACCCCGACGTAGTAGACAGTCTGGGTCTGGATGTGGATGACCTGAGCCGTCCCGAGGCTGACCGACGTGTCTTAGCCGTCTCGTTTGCTCTGAGCGCGTGTTTCCTCGCGGTTCCTGTCGCACTTTTTTTCACCGACGCAGTCACAACTGGAGAGGCAATCGCTGTGACCGTCGCTCTGGGTCCCTTCTTCGTACTTACAGTTGGACTCTTAGTCGTCAACGGACTCCTGAGGCTGTAG
- the cobT gene encoding nicotinate-nucleotide--dimethylbenzimidazole phosphoribosyltransferase has protein sequence MSDANSDSGLETHAETEIEVNIPPLDDDAVEKARQRQSRLTKPEGSLGDLEDLSVRIAGMKANPTPRLDQKAVVTMAGDHGVVEEDVSAYPPEVTAQMVYNFLEDGAAVNSLADVADARNVVVDMGVAEEIESPDLVDKKVDYGTSNIAEEPAMTRSEAVEAVEAGREVVREHAPDADVIGLGDMGIGNTTPSSAVTAYVADATAEEVVGRGTGVDDDSLRKKTDVVETAVERADPEDAIDVLAELGGYEMGGLAGVALEAASRRIPVVVDGFITGAACLVAAEIEPDVTDYLLGSHSSVESGHEVQFDCLGVDPLFDLDLRLGEGTGACLAFNVFESACTTLREMATFDDAGVSDS, from the coding sequence ATGTCTGACGCTAACTCTGACTCCGGCTTAGAGACACACGCGGAGACAGAGATCGAAGTTAACATTCCGCCGCTCGACGACGACGCGGTGGAGAAAGCGAGACAGCGTCAGTCACGTCTCACGAAGCCCGAGGGAAGCCTCGGAGACCTCGAAGACCTCTCGGTGAGGATAGCAGGTATGAAGGCGAATCCGACGCCGAGGCTCGATCAGAAGGCGGTCGTAACCATGGCGGGAGACCACGGAGTGGTAGAGGAGGACGTGAGCGCGTATCCCCCCGAGGTCACCGCACAGATGGTCTATAACTTCCTCGAAGACGGTGCCGCGGTCAACTCCCTCGCCGACGTCGCCGACGCCAGAAACGTCGTAGTCGACATGGGGGTCGCCGAGGAGATAGAGTCGCCCGACCTCGTAGACAAGAAGGTCGACTACGGTACATCGAACATAGCAGAGGAGCCCGCTATGACACGGAGCGAGGCGGTCGAGGCGGTCGAAGCCGGACGTGAGGTAGTCCGTGAACACGCCCCGGACGCCGACGTGATCGGTCTCGGTGACATGGGAATAGGAAACACGACGCCGTCATCGGCTGTGACCGCCTACGTTGCCGACGCTACAGCCGAGGAGGTCGTCGGAAGAGGCACGGGGGTCGACGACGACTCACTCCGGAAGAAGACAGACGTGGTCGAGACAGCCGTCGAGAGAGCCGATCCCGAAGACGCGATAGATGTCTTAGCAGAGCTCGGAGGCTACGAGATGGGAGGTCTCGCGGGAGTCGCACTAGAAGCCGCGTCACGCCGTATACCCGTCGTAGTCGACGGATTCATAACCGGCGCGGCGTGTCTCGTCGCTGCCGAGATAGAGCCCGACGTCACCGACTACCTCTTGGGATCACACTCGTCGGTCGAGTCGGGACACGAGGTTCAGTTCGACTGTCTCGGAGTCGATCCTCTCTTCGACCTCGACCTGCGTCTCGGCGAGGGAACGGGAGCGTGTCTCGCCTTCAACGTCTTCGAGAGCGCGTGTACGACGCTGAGGGAGATGGCGACCTTCGACGACGCGGGCGTCTCCGACTCGTGA
- the trmY gene encoding tRNA (pseudouridine(54)-N(1))-methyltransferase TrmY, whose amino-acid sequence MIHSTKPRQFVVLGHDAPTEPDFSLDSLTQGRLDLLCRCVTSSFVLSHSLRDDTRLYLVLSDEVTLRFEGDELRHLNPDERSTASLIRKALKKKDDVVGMVEAESTPGIYVSRKGFDDVLSGIDTDTDSETSVDVVELHEDGEPVTQIETDIEDGRERNLCFVLSDHHDLTDGESRLVEEVRDRRVSLGSKSLHADDSITLAHNYLDTRGYEKYKL is encoded by the coding sequence ATGATACACTCGACGAAGCCGAGACAGTTCGTGGTTCTCGGACACGACGCTCCGACGGAGCCCGACTTCTCTCTCGACTCGTTAACTCAGGGGAGACTCGACCTCCTGTGCAGATGCGTAACCTCGTCGTTCGTACTCTCCCACTCGTTGCGTGACGACACGCGTCTCTACCTCGTCCTGAGCGACGAGGTGACTCTGAGGTTCGAGGGCGACGAACTCAGACATCTCAACCCCGACGAGAGGAGCACGGCGTCCCTCATACGGAAGGCTCTCAAGAAGAAAGACGACGTAGTCGGAATGGTCGAGGCGGAGTCGACGCCGGGAATATACGTGTCACGGAAGGGATTCGACGACGTCCTGAGCGGGATAGACACAGACACAGACTCGGAAACGAGCGTCGACGTAGTAGAGCTACACGAGGACGGCGAGCCCGTGACACAGATAGAGACAGACATCGAGGACGGAAGGGAGCGTAATCTGTGTTTCGTCCTCTCGGATCACCATGACCTCACAGACGGCGAGTCACGTCTCGTCGAGGAGGTTCGGGACAGACGTGTGAGTCTGGGATCTAAGAGTCTCCACGCCGACGACTCGATCACTCTCGCGCATAACTACCTCGACACACGCGGGTACGAGAAGTACAAGCTTTAA